Proteins from a genomic interval of Paenibacillus sp. FSL R5-0623:
- a CDS encoding glycoside hydrolase family 16 protein, with translation MKRKSWYTLAVTGVISLFFSVSAFAGYVFWEPLTYFNASTWQKADGYSNGSMFNCTWRANNVNFTSDGKLKLGLTSSAQNKFDCGEYRSTNTYGYGLYEVSMKPAKNTGVVSSFFTYTGPAHGTQWDEIDIEFLGKDTTKVQFNYYTNGVGNHEKIINLGFDASQGFHTYAFDWQPGHIKWYVDGVLKHTATNNIPKTPGKIMMNLWNGTGVDSWLGPYNGANPLYAEYDWVKYTSN, from the coding sequence ATGAAGAGGAAGTCTTGGTATACTTTGGCGGTAACTGGTGTCATCTCTTTATTTTTTTCGGTAAGCGCTTTCGCGGGTTATGTGTTCTGGGAACCTCTAACCTATTTTAACGCAAGTACGTGGCAAAAAGCAGATGGGTATTCCAATGGGAGCATGTTTAACTGTACGTGGAGGGCTAACAATGTTAATTTTACAAGTGACGGCAAGCTTAAGCTTGGTTTGACCAGCTCTGCACAGAACAAGTTTGATTGCGGAGAGTACCGTTCCACGAATACGTATGGGTACGGCTTGTATGAAGTCAGTATGAAACCTGCCAAGAACACAGGTGTAGTTTCCTCATTTTTCACATACACAGGCCCTGCACATGGCACCCAATGGGATGAGATTGATATCGAATTTTTAGGAAAAGACACAACCAAAGTGCAGTTTAATTATTATACCAATGGGGTTGGTAATCATGAGAAGATTATCAATCTAGGTTTTGATGCATCCCAAGGTTTCCATACGTACGCATTTGACTGGCAGCCGGGACATATCAAATGGTATGTTGATGGTGTATTGAAACATACGGCAACCAACAATATTCCTAAAACTCCCGGAAAAATCATGATGAACCTCTGGAATGGAACGGGTGTAGATAGCTGGCTCGGCCCTTATAACGGTGCCAATCCGCTCTATGCAGAGTACGATTGGGTCAAATATACGAGTAATTAA